From Penicillium psychrofluorescens genome assembly, chromosome: 1, one genomic window encodes:
- a CDS encoding uncharacterized protein (ID:PFLUO_001058-T1.cds;~source:funannotate): MRSTAAFRDHCASLTDVVVNSVDCYRIQLAVTPTSCDKYPAKQHARNTARKLGVSSGLILLTGEPSINWRDSDQGRPFRQRRYFYYLCGVDEPDCSLTYDIESDTLTLYVPDFDLHRAIWMGPTLSREEAQDRYDVDHVRYQASLKGELESWLDSRGKDSLLYLLHESEKPEGLSGNSPLDVKQLLPAMDAARGVKDEYEIRMIRQANKVSALAHRRILENIQDMSNESQIEGLFLDTCVSHGARNQAYQIIAASGPNAAILHYQRNNETLLKKPLVCLDAGAEWNCYASDVTRTFPLSGEWPNTYVRDIYKLVERMQEECIKQIRKGVRFLNLHTLAHDIAIDGLLALGVLKGGSVSEIYKSGASRVFFPHGLGHHVGLEVHDVSGTSIMAMYPFIDRGYYGPILTAPYLSPCTYSAPLLEPGMVVTVEPGVYFSPLALADARKQSFAKYIDFEVAAKYVPIGGVRVEDDILVTANGYENLTTAPKGEEMLSIIRASQKE; this comes from the exons ATGCGCTCGACTGCAGCTTTTCGAGACCACTGCGCTAGTTTGACCGACGTCGTGGTCAACTCGGTCGATTGCTACAGAATCCAACTGGCAGTGACGCCCACGTCTTGCGATAAATATCCAG CGAAACAACATGCGCGCAACACTGCCCGCAAGCTCGGAGTCTCGAGTGGTTTGATACTTCTGACTGGAGAGCCCTCAATCAACTGGCGCGACTCCGACCAAGGGCGTCCGTTTCGACAGCGCCGATACTTCTACTACCTCTGCGGGGTAGATGAGCCCGACTGCTCGCTGACATACGATATCGAATCGGACACGTTGACACTGTATGTTCCGGACTTTGATCTTCACCGTGCGATATGGATGGGACCGACACTCTCCCGGGAGGAGGCACAAGATCGCTACGATGTCGATCACGTTCGTTATCAGGCATCGCTGAAGGGGGAGTTGGAGTCATGGCTCGACTCACGGGGGAAAGACAGCTTGCTGTATCTGCTGCACGAATCTGAGAAGCCAGAGGGCCTGTCGGGAAATTCACCGCTGGACGTGAAGCAACTCCTACCGGCCATGGACGCAGCGCGGGGAGTCAAAGACGAGTACGAGATCCGGATGATCCGTCAGGCCAACAAGGTCTCGGCGCTTGCCCACCGGAGAATTTTGGAGAATATTCAGGACATGTCGAATGAGTCGCAGATTGAGGGTCTGTTCCTGGATACCTGTGTCTCCCACGGGGCTCGGAATCAGGCCTACCAAATCATCGCAGCCTCGGGCCCCAATGCGGCCATCCTGCACTACCAGCGGAATAATGAAACTCTTCTCAAGAAGCCTTTGGTCTGTCTGGATGCCGGTGCAGAGTGGAATTGTTATGCCAGTGATGTGACGCGAACATTCCCGCTATCGGGTGAGTGGCCCAACACCTACGTCCGGGATATCTATAAACTGGTGGAGCGCATGCAAGAGGAGTGTATCAAGCAGATCCGCAAGGGTGTTCGCTTTTTGAATCTGCACACTCTGGCCCATGACATTGCCATCGACGGTTTGTTGGCTCTCGGTGTGCTCAAGGGTGGCAGCGTCAGTGAGATCTACAAGTCGGGTGCATCCCGCGTGTTTTTCCCCCACGGTCTAGGCCACCATGTTGGGCTGGAGGTCCACGATGTGTCTGGAACatccatcatggccatgtaTCCGTTCATCGACCGCGGCTACTACGGCCCGATCTTGACGGCCCCCTATCTCTCTCCTTGTACCTACTCTGCACCGCTGTTGGAGCCGGGCATGGTTGTTACAGTGGAGCCTGGCGTCTATTTCTCACCGCTCGCTCTGGCGGATGCACGCAAACAGTCCTTTGCCAAGTACATTGATTTCGAGGTTGCGGCGAAGTACGTTCCCATTGGTGGTGTACGCGTTGAGGATGATATTCTGGTCACTGCCAATGGCTACGAGAACCTGACTACCGCGCCGAAGGGGGAGGAGATGCTTTCTATTATTCGGGCGTCTCAGAAGGAATGA
- a CDS encoding uncharacterized protein (ID:PFLUO_001059-T1.cds;~source:funannotate) produces the protein MEIATPQIPIHEGAAYKPRNVDTDLIFWRRPADLRLVADFTTGGRDEGVAAMKNLEEEHRIQVRDLRGHESEFSLPQNGFQYVWHEIPELGGAADEEQVEQFIVPQTEELVKKLTGASRTKTFKHRVRCLASDPATLADNRAPAHSVHSDFTVAGALRNLVNTIPDAEEREQLLSKRMMIINIWRPLKTVTRDPLAVCDWGSLNHQNDGIANRLVLPGGWNELGKYAFNESQKWYYLSGQRPQEALVFMQFDSDRAEEGGVTVPHTAFVDPEFRDGPPRESIEIKMFAFF, from the exons ATGGAGATCGCGACACCGCAGATACCCATACACGAGGGCGCTGCCTACAAGCCCCGAAATGTCGACACAGACCTGATCTTCTGGAGACGGCCAGCGGACCTGCGCCTCGTCGCCGACTTCACCACAGGCGGCCGGGATGAGGGCGTGGCTGCGATGAAGAATCTCGAGGAAGAGCACCGCATCCAAGTGCGCGACCTCCGCGGCCACGAGTCGGAGTTCTCGTTGCCCCAGAACGGCTTCCAGTATGTCTGGCATGAGATCCCCGAGCTCGGCGGCGCTGCGGATGAAGAGCAGGTGGAGCAGTTTATTGTCCCTCAGACGGAGGAATTGGTTAAGAAACT AACCGGCGCCTCGCGAACCAAGACATTCAAGCACCGGGTCCGCTGTCTCGCCAGCGACCCGGCCACGCTCGCCGATAACCGCGCCCCAGCACACAGCGTGCACTCGGACTTCACCGTCGCCGGGGCGCTGCGCAACCTCGTCAACACGATTCCCGACGCCGAAGAGCGCGAGCAGCTCCTGTCCAAgcggatgatgatcatcaaCATCTGGCGGCCCCTGAAGACCGTGACCAGAGACCCGCTAGCGGTCTGTGATTGGGGCTCCCTGAATCATCAGAACGACGGCATTGCCAACCGGCTCGTTCTGCCGGGGGGATGGAATGAGTTGGGGAAGTATGCCTTCAATGAATCCCAGAAGTGGTATTATCTGAGTGGTCAGCGGCCGCAAGAGGCTCTGGTGTTTATGCAGTTTGATAGTGACAGGGCCGAGGAGGGTGGTGTGACCGTGCCTCATACTGCGTTTGTGGATCCTGAGTTTCGCGATGGGCCGCCGCGGGAGAGTATTGAGATTAAGATGTTTGCCTTTTTTTAG